A single Plasmodium sp. gorilla clade G2 genome assembly, chromosome: 7 DNA region contains:
- a CDS encoding tRNA m5C-methyltransferase, putative, with product MENDKQPNYYDNEKALEKNESFFNYYVNQKILKSQEIDNFMEIINKELPITFRVLNNNKYSSFIHENIKKQLENICKDKYSIIKLNEEDHMYEIHLTRSEIKKQENYKNLYNYLINLNESGFIFRQELVSMLPVLFLKLKENFFVLDICAAPGSKTAQILDYMHTINRRKIKNILIKKFLKKNRTTLYKNLYNCNSVDDEDSDNSDDSFELDSYKINDVIKEDKKNDTNKIIMNVQNIMTSQDVLFYENNINVQNILTSQEKTNSVDNLHCDDNMNNDSFKNEDSMHDYNKNICKENIYRTYYNILENNNYDDPFFEYILNVDNNLYNDYKKLISNNNPDGVVVANDSNFKRCCMLFHRLKNIHSDCLVVTNNNAVTFPYIYIKRENTNMENNHNNGFHHNNDYHHNNGYHNKISNDGNILQNENNIFVKKNFDSILCDVPCSGDGTLRKDRNVWINWNANNAYNLFQMQVNILKRSIELTKENGYIVYSTCSLNPIENEAVICEIFNSVENLDCLKLIDFHNELLTKLNYEKAISEWKVVMDDIWFDTYEKYCSYLQNKESGKYKKIYEKIQEGMFPPCEEFINCINLKYAKRFFPHHYNAGGFFIAVIKKGENFQWKSNMKKENKSKMYVDQNERIAFEREEYRRKYKNKKKYNRKIKNNKNNKMDQMNNMKNVNGVKMDDEKIGGESKNENITSNENISKSENITIHQNVPISDIIQKSNDLISDINKKSEELLNNYINNIDDNNIPNDTEASSVPNKRGNNLNFEYTHGYRIKINNEKLVKQQEYVSLSYYEKLICVNNFLEKIKNYFNLNMNFLSIKNNLYIHLQDNGNAYKLSVNERINSNVKKIYLVSNSAKEILESYTKMKLKIITAGITVIQVDKNKKNTYENYYRINYSGCLNFIPFFQDIDNFFKNKKYRKQIIENYFCTVYENKERHFNFEKYMNQLIDERKKTNLSKLDSNKNKGQQISTNEIKNEIDNKENNMSKESDENKNEYIENDINFEYNNDITCDGLDNVMDIPNDNITNKNITYNNITYNNITNVIWVKSDVILDLIKVDKSKINNISNETIKQTEMLAKYSPNILLTLNKNKQILAVPSNKGNMYVDISIDKNSIMMLPYILN from the coding sequence atggaaaaCGATAAACAAcctaattattatgataatgagAAGGCTCTTGAAAAGAATGAAAGCTTCTTCAACTACTACGTAAACCAGAAAATATTGAAGAGCCAAGAAATCGATAATTTTAtggaaataattaataaagaattaCCTATAACCTTTAgagttttaaataataataaatatagtaGTTTTAtacatgaaaatataaagaaacaaTTAGAAAACATTTGTAAAGATAAATATtctattattaaattaaatgaagaagatcATATGTATGAAATTCATTTAACTAGAtctgaaattaaaaaacaagaaaattataaaaatttatataattatttaataaaccTTAATGAAAGCGGTTTCATATTTAGACAAGAACTTGTTAGTATGCTAcctgttttatttttaaaattgaaAGAGAATTTTTTCGTTCTTGACATTTGTGCTGCTCCTGGGTCGAAAACTGCCCAAATTTTGGATTATATGCACACAATCAATAGAaggaaaattaaaaatattttaataaaaaagtttttaaaaaaaaataggacAACCTTGTATAAGAATTTATATAACTGCAATAGTGTAGATGATGAAGATAGTGATAATTCAGATGATTCATTTGAACTTGATTCgtataaaattaatgatgttataaaagaagataagaaaaatgatacaaataaaataattatgaacgTTCAGAATATTATGACTAGTCAGGACGTTTTgttttatgaaaataatataaatgttcaGAATATTCTGACCAGTCAGGAGAAAACAAATAGTGTAGATAATTTGCattgtgatgataatatgaataatgattcgtttaaaaatgaagatagcatgcatgattataataaaaatatatgtaaagagAACATATATAGAACgtattacaatatattagaaaataataattacgaCGACcctttttttgaatatatattaaatgtggATAATAATTTGTATAATGATTATAAGAAATTAATTTCGAATAATAATCCGGATGGTGTGGTTGTTGCTAATGATTCAAATTTTAAAAGATGTTGTATGTTATTTCATCGattgaaaaatattcataGTGATTGTTTAGTGGTAACGAATAACAATGCAGTGACATTtccttatatttatattaagagagaaaatacaaatatggaaaataatcataataatggttttcatcataataatgattatcatcataataatggttatcataataaaatatcaaatgatggtaatatattacaaaacgaaaataacatatttgtgaaaaaaaattttgattCAATTTTATGTGATGTACCTTGTAGTGGTGATGGAACATTAAGGAAGGATAGGAATGTGTGGATTAATTGGAATGCAAATAatgcatataatttatttcaaATGCAGGTAAATATATTGAAGAGATCTATTGAATTAACAAAAGAAAATGGTTACATTGTGTATAGCACATGTTCTTTAAATCCTATTGAGAATGAAGCAGTAATATGtgaaatatttaatagtGTAGAAAATTTGGATTGTTTAAAATTGATAGATTTTCATAATGAATTATtaacaaaattaaattatgaaaaagcTATTAGTGAATGGAAAGTTGTTATGGATGATATATGGTTTGATACATATGAAAagtattgttcatatttacaaaataaagaatcaggaaaatataaaaagatatatgaaaaaatacaaGAGGGAATGTTTCCTCCATGTGAAGAATTTATAAAttgtataaatttaaaatatgcaAAACGTTTTTTTCCTCATCATTATAATGCTGGTGGTTTTTTTATAGCTGTTATAAAGAAAGGAGAAAATTTTCAATGGAAGTCAAATATGAAAAAGGAGAATAAAAGTAAAATGTATGTAGACCAGAATGAAAGGATAGCATTTGAGAGAGAGGAGTATAGAAGaaagtataaaaataaaaaaaaatataacaggAAAATTAAGAACAacaagaataataaaatggatcaaatgaataatatgaaaaatgtaaatgGTGTAAAAATGGATGATGAGAAAATTGGTGGTGAATCaaagaatgaaaatataacatcaaatgaaaatatatcaaaaagtgaaaatataacaatacaTCAAAATGTACCAATAAGTgatataattcaaaaaagTAATGACCTAATaagtgatataaataaaaaaagtgagGAACTATTAAACAATTACATAAACAAtatagatgataataatatacctaATGACACAGAAGCGTCAAGTGTTCCTAATAAACGAGGCAACAACCTAAATTTTGAATACACGCACGGatatagaataaaaataaacaatgaAAAGTTAGTTAAGCAACAAGAATATGTAAGTTTAAGTTATTATGAGAAATTAATTTGTGTAAATAATTTTCTagagaaaattaaaaattattttaatttaaatatgaattttttatctattaaaaataatttgtatataCATCTTCAAGACAATGGTAATGCATATAAATTGTCTGTAAATGAAAGGATAAATTCAAAtgttaagaaaatatatttagttAGTAATAGTGCGAAAGAAATATTAGAGAGTTAtacaaaaatgaaattaaaaataattacagCTGGAATAACAGTAATACAagtagataaaaataaaaaaaatacttatgAGAATTATTATCGAATTAATTATAGTGGttgtttaaattttattcctttttttcaagatattgataatttttttaaaaacaaaaaatatagaaaacaaattattgagaattatttttgtactgtatatgaaaataaagaaagacATTTTAATTTTGAGAAGTACATGAATCAATTAATTGATGaaaggaaaaaaacaaatttgtCAAAATTggattcaaataaaaataagggACAACAAATATCAACTAATGAAATCAAAAATGAAAtagataataaagaaaataacatGAGTAAGGAaagtgatgaaaataaaaatgaatatatagaaaatgatataaattttgaatataataatgatataacatGTGATGGATTGGATAATGTAATGGATATACCcaatgataatataacaaataaaaatattacatataataacattacatataataatattacaaatgtTATATGGGTCAAAAGTGATGTAATTTTAGATCTAATAAAAGTGGATAAATccaaaattaataatatatcaaatgaaACAATAAAACAAACAGAAATGTTAGCTAAATATTCAcccaatattttattaactcttaataaaaataaacaaattttAGCTGTACCATCAAATAAAGGAAATATGTATGTAGATATAAGTATTGACAAAAATTCAATAATGATGTTACCATATATTTTGAACTGA
- a CDS encoding serine/threonine protein kinase,putative, translated as MHKCFLCNYFIKLVKRKKRKKGSRLRFKKNIDIESNRYIFRRFDKKRNEDNKNKYIHKNVLTSSNEFNILNNENEMLLLSSNGCSNMINLNNSSGHPCSSDNISKKCPSENINVNDHIINNNIIYCKRIHNDIREMENIYIEGDDELYVPVDVYKINKDLCDIQKDIINEYNVKTNYLIDNDFCHILTFCKLKKIKQDLIHLLHFMYLYISINNKTSKNNFHISNLFKRYLKLYMKKNIKAKKRMNHDMIDYIKDIYNKYNKYNLYNIYNKYNIHNKYNLYNIYNLYNLCFIKNNNGDNYMYPLKKKNNFLNNISRIQKYFLFYKSYKMINIMYKIHFLCFRNFCFNINRKDYFYKNILYQMKKKKCAYIYRQIQQIYIDIINIVKLKRVEKKYMRKKSLFTINYSNITNQMRYKILRNKYINIVIWLSRIFFKYLQNVLLCNKNMFKRYMCYKKLKQKYCSYNYNINKNDIIIEKRLIKNICSNYFNYIKNKESVLFNMKQGRYKNKPHKKNQGDLININNLNNEKTQFFHVNNMDNLYKNKINENIFILGSRQSRNKQKDDIWKKKINTYKRRYKGKSIKYLYCKLKNNPDTMNIRKSNKMKRPYKYKIKKRIKKVHCHNNFLEHLYKPIERNIGHYKNKYFTTMNRDYLMKRKLKEHRVRIRKKYIEDIEPNVKKKETPLYGNEHINQKRDVHINQKRDVHINQKSDVHINQKSDVHINQKICEHINNSTNHINNLGVIPQQLEDARKPNDDSFLDIGDAERCDMISRDKEDDDNNNKDVIKINTTHLNIDVKKNYIMNSKTEIMFRVNCEKYSKRSNSNDVIKDVNIKNGLTDIIYVDDKDRIGDDVENVNNINKDFKEKYKIIMDVLKLLDVSKDNNKDKNVNYNEYRNEKISGDIYNKDNYNYNYNPILNRENRFIEYLENCDDIKNNYDMITLIKDNSSNFVYKCYDKKMNRYVAIKCVNKEKQLSIMSYNTYVNIYKIIQRINNENVVKIYDLLENKLHFFIVMELCEGIDLVDYVSKENISYEKTKSIICQLLNGIYALHSNYVIHRDIKLDNLMFKDKNLETLVIVDFDMSVYIYNDSEMNAIYHTCGTQNINTMYPMNVTENIHEINELYDIRDKHMNMLRSMTKEQFYEEKFINMNTVQLKGLHDNIRDDHDYYIMNKQQQQHNNNNNNNNNIVCEKMGGQNYQAMISKKYEYSQYPKDTKDTKDTNFEKDNLITNNLYSNKTNKNRIDKNYDDKKNMMKMLPFTENYMKGNKNNKKTTSLNYKYINSIGRNLCAWTGNTEKTFIHDGEKVIYNDLIIGTKEYMSPYCLKGIYSIRTDIYSIGVTIYLILFKNFPYLFDEMSIRKWEHFVISKNKNIVIPFSFLFHNINCSYFIKLIDIHLINNNIYFTKNSYLLDNKFKELEKIENIKFDFNQFRINVNNIYLIEILKKSLSLEINEQYATVSEIMENKFFA; from the coding sequence ATGCATAAATGTTTCTTgtgtaattattttattaaattagtaaagagaaaaaaacgaaaaaaagGAAGTAGACTacgttttaaaaaaaatatagatatagaaagtaatagatatatttttagaaggtttgataaaaaaaggaatgaAGATAACaagaacaaatatatacacaaaaaTGTTTTAACTTCAAGTaatgaatttaatatattgaaCAATGAGAATgaaatgttattattatcatctaatGGATGTAGcaatatgataaatttaaataatagtaGTGGACATCCTTGTAGTAGTGATAATATTTCAAAGAAGTGTCCTtctgaaaatataaatgtaaacgaccacataattaataataatattatatattgtaagAGAATACATAATGATATAAGAGAAatggaaaatatttatattgaagGTGATGATGAATTATATGTACCAGTTgatgtttataaaataaataaagatttaTGTGACATacaaaaagatataattaatgaatataatgtTAAGACCAATTATTTAATAGATAATGATTTCTGTCATATTTTAACATTTTGTAagctaaaaaaaattaaacaagATCTTATACATCTCCTacattttatgtatttatatatatcaataaataataagacTAGTAAgaataattttcatataagtaatttatttaaaagatatttaaagttatatatgaaaaagaatattaaagCAAAAAAAAGGATGAACCATGATATGATAGATTATATaaaggatatatataataaatataataaatataatttatataatatatataataaatataatatacataataaatataatttatataatatatataatttatacaatttgtgctttataaaaaataacaatggtgataattatatgtaccctttgaaaaaaaaaaacaatttcttgaataatatttctagaattcaaaaatattttcttttctacAAATCATATAAAATGATTAACATCATGTATAAGATACATTTTTTGTGTTTTAgaaatttttgttttaatataaataggaaagattatttttataagaatattctttatcagatgaaaaagaagaaatgtgcatatatatatagacagATACAAcagatatatatagatattattaatatagtGAAGTTAAAAAGAgttgaaaagaaatatatgagAAAAAAGAGTTTGTTCACAATAAATTATAGTAATATAACTAATCAAAtgagatataaaatattgagaaataaatatataaatatagttaTATGGTTATccagaatattttttaaatatctacagaatgttttattatgtaacaaaaatatgtttaaaagatatatgtgttataaaaaattaaaacaaaaatattgttcctataattataatattaataagaatgatattattattgaaaagagacttataaaaaacatatgtagtaattattttaattatataaaaaataaagaaagtgtactttttaatatgaaacaaggaagatataaaaataaaccaCATAAGAAGAATCAAGGGGATCTCATAAATATTaacaatttaaataatgagaaaactcaattttttcatgttaataatatggataatttatataaaaataaaataaatgaaaacatatttatattaggtTCAAGACAAAGTAGAAATAAACAAAAGGATgatatatggaaaaaaaaaataaatacatataagaGAAGATATAAAGGTAAaagtattaaatatttatattgtaaaCTTAAAAATAATCCTGATACTATGAACATAAgaaaaagtaataaaatgaagagaccatataaatataagattaagaaaagaataaaaaaagtacattgtcataataattttttagagCATTTATATAAACCAATAGAAAGAAATATCGgtcattataaaaataaatattttactaCTATGAATAGAGATTATTTGATGAAGAGGAAATTAAAGGAACATCGAGTTAGAAtaagaaagaaatatatagagGATATTGAACCGAATgttaaaaagaaagaaacaCCATTATATGGAAATGAACACATAAATCAAAAAAGAgatgtacatataaatcaaaaaagagatgtacatataaatcaaaaaagtgatgtacatataaatcaaaaaagtgatgtacatataaatcaaaaaatatgtgaacatataaataattctacTAATCATATTAACAATCTTGGTGTGATTCCTCAACAGTTGGAAGATGCAAGAAAACCCAATGATGATTCTTTTTTAGATATAGGAGATGCTGAAAGGTGTGATATGATATCGAGAGATAAAGaggatgatgataataataataaggatgtcataaaaataaatacaactCACTTAAATATTGAtgtaaaaaagaattatattatgaatagCAAAACTGAAATAATGTTTAGAGTAAATTGTGAGAAATATAGCAAAAGAAGTAATAGCAATGATGTTATAAAAGATGTGAATATAAAGAATGGTTTAACTGacattatatatgtagatgATAAAGACAGAATAGGAGATGATGTAGagaatgtaaataatattaataaagattttaaagaaaagtataaaataattatggaTGTTCTGAAATTATTGGATGTTtctaaagataataataaagataagaatgttaattataatgaatatagAAATGAGAAAATTTCTGgtgacatatataataaagataattataattataattataatccgATATTAAATAGAGAAAATAGGTTTATCGAATATTTAGAAAATtgtgatgatataaaaaacaattaCGATATGATTACattaataaaagataattcatctaattttgtttataaatGTTATGATAAGAAGATGAATAGATATGTAGCTATAAAATGtgtaaataaagaaaagcaATTATCTATTATGAgttataatacatatgttaatatatataaaataatacaaagaattaataatgaaaatgttgtaaaaatatatgatttattagaaaataaattacattTCTTTATTGTTATGGAATTATGTGAGGGTATAGATTTAGTAGATTATGTAtctaaagaaaatatttcttatgaGAAAACAAAAAGTATTATATGTCAACTATTGAATGGAATATATGCTTTACATTCTAATTATGTTATTCATCGTGATATCAAATTAGATAATTTAATGTTTAAGGATAAAAATTTAGAAACATTAGTGATTGTCGATTTTGACATGagtgtttatatttataacgaTTCTGAAATGAATGCAATCTATCATACATGTGGAacacaaaatattaatacaatGTATCCAATGAATGTAACAGAAAATATTCATGAAATAAATGAACTTTATGATATTCGAGATAAACATATGAACATGTTAAGAAGTATGACGAAAGAGCAATTTTATGaggaaaaatttataaatatgaatacagTGCAATTAAAAGGATTGCATGATAATATTAGAGATGAtcatgattattatataatgaataagcaacaacaacaacataataataataataataataataataatattgtatgTGAAAAGATGGGTGGTCAAAATTATCAGGCTATGATAagcaaaaaatatgaatattctCAATATCCAAAAGACACAAAAGATACAAAAGATACAAATTTCGAAAAAGATAATTTAAttacaaataatttatattcaaataagACAAATAAAAACAGAattgataaaaattatgatgataagaaaaatatgatgaagaTGTTACCATTTAcagaaaattatatgaaaggaaacaaaaataataagaaaactACATCATTGaattataagtatataaattCAATAGGAAGGAATTTATGTGCATGGACAGGAAATACTGAAAAGACTTTTATTCATGATGGAGAgaaagttatatataatgatttaaTAATTGGAACTAAAGAATATATGTCACCTTATTGTTTAAAAGGTATATATAGTATAAGAACagatatatatagtataggggtaactatatatttaattctttttaaaaattttccatatttattTGATGAAATGAGCATAAGAAAATGGGAACATTTTGTTATtagcaaaaataaaaatattgttataCCCTTCTCCTTcttatttcataatattaattgttcttattttattaaattaatagatatacacttaataaataataatatatactttaCTAAGAATAGTTATTTATTAGATAACAAATTCaaagaattagaaaaaatagaaaatattaaatttgaTTTTAACCAGTTCAGAATTAATGTCaacaatatttatttgatagaaatattaaagaagTCTTTATCTCTCGAAATAAATGAGCAGTACGCTACCGTCTCAGAAATTATGGAGAATAAATTTTTTgcatag
- a CDS encoding phosphoinositide-binding protein, putative gives MDLEKFDIHINRVEYKNEKVYYIILVEYNELKYEINKRYSEFEELNCELLHLGFSALPNLPKKKLMSYKNNEYINYRKRILNSYIQNLFIRPDIRCCAVFLNFLLFYDKINLSVDIVKTKLINNIGTQKFSLSDIYINEKYNFLICVYEDKSNLSKLGKLWSIIEPDMLGEIKIFSYNNDLTSTFVETYKEQTIYKARNIVCSEKNNQAIISGDDGKIYIYKINIESFTLTYIKNITCHLDTILKMMQFNNELFCTCGYDNAFRLLNLNDNYKILSGGRCNKRLDKDKITTCHLLSYNNIILGTDASLFFVYNMSTNPPIYIDTKKIKNGTKINCFTNTDKYLFVGYDNVIACYNYHYINESKSYKNVDNMENFKNIKNIKYDDNIKNGHTNMKPTKNYYDSYNMNENKFNVSTPYSDNINSDPSFYGNPSSTTYSSYNESQNVSNYDMNKYNHINENMHINKNDKQKKDNINNLHNNNNNNNNNLYCNDEEQIVISKVIVDNNISALYIPPLLYDNNVLSLCVNKEKKILYAGYEDAIIIWSITNGIIISSFHGHTNGVHFLKYLNKSEFLLSGGNGGNVKIWKNDLEQFKIWKPKKTYKLKDNKRSNCGLNKNKLYYHNNVNPENNFNFNDSDNTDKDAINSDHSDAMSINNLIEETNKKHEYDVYDTSSYKKNIINYNQSQKNDSYNDLKTNIFYDKKNENNYIIKDYKTDVTNLDVCELTNNMSNNEKQNKFSYFEEGLHYDDKYGYTYNRSHDNNDSQDNISYDNIKQNSIRYNNNSQDNISYDNIKQKSISYNNNSQDNISYDNIKQKSISYNNNSQENIPYNNPSSENVIYQNISNDNIFNEKTPYYYENTQSAKYTHESYSHKNSLSSIYENYSYESNIDKYSSYPKVSTENNIYMKKDTNDINYSYTTTDDVPYNNYKHDNIHNVNIKNIKDIHNNHVKNNIVYVSDEEDEDLISAFR, from the coding sequence ATGGACTTAGAAAAGTTtgatattcatataaatcgTGTGGAATATAAGAATGAAAAAGtttattacattatattaGTTGAATATAATGAATTGAAATATGagataaataaaagatatagcGAATTTGAAGAATTAAATTGTGAATTATTACATTTAGGTTTTTCAGCCTTACCAAatttaccaaaaaaaaaattaatgtcttataaaaataatgaatatataaattatcgTAAGAGAATATTAAATAGTTATATccaaaatttatttattagacCAGATATAAGATGTTGTGcagtatttttaaattttcttttattttatgataaaataaatttatctGTAGATATTGTCaaaacaaaattaataaataatataggtacacaaaaattttcattaagtgatatatatattaatgagaaatataattttcttatttgTGTTTATGAAGATAAAAGTAATTTAAGTAAACTAGGAAAATTATGGTCTATTATTGAACCTGATATGCTAGgagaaattaaaattttttcttataataatgatttaaCTTCAACATTTGTTGAAACATATAAAGAACAAACTATATATAAAGCTAGGAATATTGTCTGttctgaaaaaaataatcaagCTATTATTTCAGGAGATGatggtaaaatatatatatataaaataaatatagaatCCTTTAcattaacatatattaaaaatattacttGTCATCTAGATaccatattaaaaatgatgcaatttaataatgaattattttGTACATGTGGATATGATAATGCCTTTAGATTATTAAActtaaatgataattataaaatattaagtgGTGGTAGATGTAATAAAAGATTAGATAAAGACAAAATTACCACTTGtcatttattatcatataataatattattctagGAACAGAtgcatcattattttttgtttataatatgtCTACTAATCCACCCATATATAttgatacaaaaaaaataaagaacgGAACTAAAATTAATTGTTTTACAAATACAGATAAATATCTATTCGTAGGATATGATAATGTAATTGCatgttataattatcattatattaatgaatccaaaagttataaaaatgtcgataatatggaaaattttaaaaatatcaaaaatataaaatatgatgataacataaaaaatggGCATACAAATATGAAGCcaacaaaaaattattatgactcatacaatatgaatgaaaataaatttaatgtCTCAACACCATATtctgataatataaattctgATCCTTCTTTTTATGGTAATCCATCTAGTACTACTTATTCATCCTACAATGAATCTCAAAATGTTAGTAATtatgatatgaataaatataatcatataaatgaaaatatgcatattaataaaaatgacaaacaaaaaaaagataatataaataatttacacaacaacaacaacaacaataataataatctgTATTGTAATGATGAGGAACAAATAGTTATTTCCAAAGTTAttgttgataataatatttctgcATTATATATACCCCCATTACTTTACGATAATAATGTTCTATCATTATGTGtcaataaagaaaaaaaaatcctTTATGCAGGATATGAAGATGCTATAATCATATGGTCTATAACTAACGGTATAATCATCTCTTCTTTTCATGGACATACTAATGGGGTGCACTTTTTGAAATACCTGAACAAGTcagaatttttattatccgGAGGTAATGGAggaaatgtaaaaatatggaaaaatgACTTGGAACAATTTAAAATATGGAAAcctaaaaaaacatataaattaaaagataataaacgTTCAAATTGTGgattaaacaaaaataaattgtATTATCACAATAATGTAAATCCAGAAAATAACTTCAATTTTAATGATAGTGATAATACAGATAAGGATGCCATAAATAGTGATCACAGTGATGCTATGTCAATTAATAATTTGATAgaagaaacaaataaaaaacatgAATATGATGTTTATGATACTTctagttataaaaaaaatattatcaattaTAATCAATCACAAAAAAATGATAGTtataatgatttaaaaacgaatattttttatgataagaaaaatgaaaataattatatcattaaGGATTATAAAACGGATGTAACCAATTTAGATGTATGTGAACTTACTAATAATATGTCTAATAATGAAAAGCAAAATAAATTTAGTTATTTTGAGGAAGGTCTTCattatgatgataaatatggatatacttataataggtcccatgataataatgatagtcaagataatatatcatatgataatataaaacaaaacagtataagatataataataatagtcaagataatatatcatatgataatataaaacaaaagagTATAAgctataataataatagtcaagataatatatcatatgataatataaaacaaaagagTATAAgctataataataatagtcaAGAAAATATACCTTATAATAACCCATCGAgtgaaaatgttatatatcagaatatatcaaatgataatatatttaatgaaaagacaccttattattatgaaaatacaCAAAGTGCTAAATATACACATGAATCATATTCTCATAAAAATAGTCTTAGTagtatatatgaaaattattcatatgaaaGTAATATTGATAAATATTCATCATATCCCAAGGTTTCaacagaaaataatatatatatgaaaaaagatacaaatgatataaattatagTTATACTACTACAGATGATGtaccatataataattacaaacatgataatatacataatgtaaatattaaaaatattaaagatattcataataatcatgttaaaaataatatagttTATGTGAGTGATGAGGAAGATGAAGATTTAATATCAGCAtttagataa